In the genome of Ignavibacteriales bacterium, one region contains:
- the coaBC gene encoding bifunctional phosphopantothenoylcysteine decarboxylase/phosphopantothenate--cysteine ligase CoaBC — translation MQKDILSGKKIILGVTGCIAAYKSALIVRELVKRNAEVKVVMTPSSGEFITPLTLSSLSKNKVIVNMFPPSQKDGTDLSTWHIDYALWADVMLIAPATVNTVAKLAHGFADNALTTLALALRCPLIISPAADVDMYQNPITQKNILELEKYGAFIINAEEGELASGLKGKGRLPEVDKIIDAVEIVLSGIKKDLAGKKILVTAGPTFEDIDPVRFIGNRSSGKMGFEIAKSAYLRGADVTLISGPTSLSNYPEIKSLKVRSADEMKKAVEKEFKKNDVLIMSAAVADYKPSKYSTGKIKKEQGLNSIQLKETDDILAGLNKENKIVIGFALETNNELANAKKKLGSKNLDMVVLNSLNDKQSGFEFDTNKITLLKKSGQKISLPLMSKFQAANKILSELLTL, via the coding sequence ATGCAAAAAGACATCCTGTCAGGTAAAAAAATTATTCTTGGTGTAACGGGATGCATCGCTGCTTATAAATCCGCACTAATAGTTCGTGAACTTGTTAAACGAAACGCCGAAGTAAAAGTTGTTATGACTCCTTCATCAGGTGAATTTATTACCCCGCTGACTCTCTCATCACTATCAAAAAATAAAGTTATAGTGAATATGTTTCCGCCTTCACAAAAGGATGGAACTGATCTTTCAACCTGGCATATTGATTACGCACTATGGGCTGACGTAATGCTCATTGCGCCGGCAACTGTAAACACAGTCGCAAAACTTGCTCACGGTTTTGCGGATAATGCGCTTACTACTCTTGCGTTAGCATTAAGATGTCCGCTGATTATTTCTCCTGCGGCGGATGTTGATATGTATCAAAACCCAATTACACAAAAAAATATTTTAGAGCTTGAGAAATATGGCGCGTTCATTATCAACGCTGAAGAAGGTGAACTTGCAAGCGGACTAAAAGGTAAAGGAAGATTACCCGAAGTTGATAAGATCATTGATGCCGTAGAAATTGTTCTGTCAGGAATTAAAAAAGATTTAGCCGGCAAAAAGATTTTAGTTACAGCAGGACCGACTTTTGAAGATATCGATCCGGTAAGGTTTATCGGAAACAGGTCCTCCGGTAAAATGGGATTTGAAATAGCAAAAAGCGCTTACTTACGAGGCGCCGATGTTACACTCATTTCCGGACCGACTTCGTTGAGTAATTATCCTGAAATAAAATCTCTAAAAGTTCGATCAGCAGATGAAATGAAAAAAGCTGTTGAAAAAGAGTTTAAGAAAAATGATGTATTGATCATGTCAGCCGCAGTTGCCGATTACAAACCTTCCAAATATTCTACAGGAAAGATCAAGAAGGAACAGGGATTAAATTCAATTCAACTTAAAGAAACAGATGACATCCTCGCCGGGTTGAATAAAGAAAATAAAATTGTTATCGGCTTTGCACTTGAAACAAATAATGAACTGGCAAACGCTAAGAAAAAACTCGGTTCAAAAAATCTTGATATGGTTGTACTCAATTCGCTTAACGATAAACAAAGCGGGTTTGAGTTTGATACGAATAAAATTACTCTTTTGAAAAAATCAGGACAAAAGATCAGCCTGCCGCTTATGTCAAAATTCCAGGCAGCAAATAAAATACTATCAGAGTTACTGACTCTTTGA
- a CDS encoding uracil-DNA glycosylase, which yields MKDNFKSQIVQALLDQKEIFGDELLQEKLDIRKTKVVNKNLSDEDDKENLFESVKEDWEISTSLTQLNELICNCTRCALGLTRKSFVFGKGNPNAEVMLVGEGPGAEEDLKGEPFVGRAGELLTKILAAINFSREEVFIANIVKCRPPGNRVPLNDEIDTCFPYLKKQIELINPKAILCLGTTASFGLLKKKESLGNMRGKVFEFHNAKVMVTYHPAALLRNPNWKKGCWEDVQQFKKLYDEMK from the coding sequence ATGAAGGATAATTTTAAATCACAAATAGTTCAGGCATTACTCGATCAGAAAGAAATTTTTGGCGATGAACTTTTACAGGAGAAATTAGATATCAGGAAAACAAAAGTCGTAAATAAAAACTTATCTGATGAAGATGATAAAGAAAACCTTTTTGAATCTGTTAAAGAAGACTGGGAAATTTCTACTTCATTAACTCAGTTGAATGAACTTATCTGCAACTGTACCAGATGCGCATTAGGGTTAACTAGAAAAAGTTTTGTGTTCGGTAAAGGAAATCCAAATGCAGAAGTTATGTTAGTTGGCGAAGGTCCCGGCGCGGAAGAGGATTTGAAAGGCGAACCATTTGTGGGAAGAGCCGGCGAACTTCTTACAAAAATTCTTGCCGCGATTAATTTTTCAAGAGAAGAAGTTTTTATAGCAAACATTGTTAAATGCCGCCCGCCCGGCAACAGGGTTCCGTTGAATGATGAGATTGATACCTGCTTCCCGTATCTTAAAAAACAAATTGAATTGATAAATCCGAAAGCGATTTTGTGCCTTGGTACAACAGCTTCATTTGGTTTGTTGAAAAAGAAAGAATCTCTTGGTAATATGCGCGGGAAAGTTTTTGAATTTCATAATGCAAAGGTAATGGTAACATATCATCCGGCTGCGTTGCTGAGAAATCCCAACTGGAAAAAAGGCTGCTGGGAAGATGTTCAGCAGTTCAAAAAATTATATGACGAAATGAAATAA
- the dnaB gene encoding replicative DNA helicase: MAKSRTKENNVPAIIPADVKPPAVPEIEAAVLGAMLIEKNAVSKALELLKPDSFYHRPHVLIYEAMMHLFDIGEAIDTVTVYEELKKRDQLELAGGAVYLSKLSQNISSAANIEFHAKIIVEKEILRGLISSAHDIARSAYEGSEDAFDILDNAEKKIFEITESHLKRTFVGMDRAVREALEYFESIHSNTKKDFAVPTGFYKLDELLGGFQKSDLVIIAARPSMGKTAFALNLARNAAIDHKVPVAVFSLEMATIQLVIRMLCAEGRINAHLVRTGKLPPDEGVKLSRNAHKLIESPIYIDDTPAQSILEIRAKARRLKAERDIGMIIIDYLQLMQGPAKVESREREISHISRSLKALAKELKIPVIALAQLNRAVEESKDKRPQLSNLRESGSIEQDADVVLFLNRPEYYGIKNFSDDGSSTEGVAEVIIGKQRNGPVGEIRLAFIKEYARFENLERIRQIEEYSVVPTSEDII; this comes from the coding sequence ATGGCAAAGTCACGCACAAAAGAAAATAATGTTCCCGCTATAATTCCTGCGGATGTAAAACCGCCCGCAGTTCCTGAAATTGAAGCTGCTGTTCTTGGCGCGATGCTGATTGAAAAGAATGCAGTATCAAAAGCATTGGAATTGTTGAAGCCTGACAGTTTCTATCATCGTCCACACGTACTTATTTACGAAGCTATGATGCACCTTTTCGATATTGGTGAAGCGATTGACACAGTTACAGTTTATGAAGAATTAAAAAAACGGGATCAGCTTGAACTGGCTGGAGGCGCAGTTTACCTCAGTAAACTTTCACAGAATATTTCTTCAGCAGCTAATATTGAATTTCACGCAAAGATAATTGTTGAAAAAGAAATTCTTCGCGGACTTATTTCAAGCGCTCATGACATTGCACGTTCTGCGTATGAAGGTTCTGAAGATGCGTTTGATATTCTGGATAATGCTGAAAAGAAAATTTTTGAAATAACCGAATCACATCTTAAAAGAACATTTGTCGGGATGGACAGAGCCGTACGGGAAGCTCTTGAGTATTTTGAATCCATCCATTCAAACACTAAAAAAGATTTTGCTGTACCAACAGGGTTTTACAAACTTGATGAACTGCTCGGCGGTTTTCAAAAATCCGATCTTGTGATAATTGCGGCAAGACCATCAATGGGTAAAACAGCTTTCGCTCTTAACCTTGCGCGTAACGCAGCCATCGATCATAAAGTCCCTGTAGCTGTATTCAGTCTTGAAATGGCAACGATACAATTAGTCATTCGTATGCTTTGTGCTGAAGGAAGAATAAACGCGCATCTTGTGAGAACAGGAAAACTTCCTCCAGATGAAGGAGTAAAGTTAAGCCGCAACGCACACAAACTTATTGAGTCACCGATTTACATTGATGATACTCCCGCTCAATCAATACTTGAAATAAGAGCTAAGGCAAGACGGCTGAAAGCTGAAAGAGACATCGGGATGATCATTATCGATTACCTTCAGTTGATGCAGGGACCCGCAAAAGTTGAAAGCCGCGAGAGAGAAATTTCACACATCTCGCGTTCACTTAAAGCACTTGCAAAAGAATTGAAGATACCCGTTATAGCACTCGCACAGTTGAACCGTGCAGTTGAAGAAAGTAAAGACAAACGTCCGCAGCTTTCAAACCTGAGAGAGTCAGGATCAATTGAACAGGATGCTGATGTTGTTCTTTTCCTTAACAGACCTGAATACTATGGAATAAAAAATTTCAGTGATGACGGAAGCTCAACCGAAGGAGTTGCGGAAGTGATAATCGGAAAACAGCGTAACGGTCCGGTTGGTGAAATAAGACTCGCGTTCATAAAAGAATACGCGCGGTTTGAAAATCTTGAACGTATAAGGCAAATCGAAGAATACTCCGTCGTTCCTACCAGCGAGGACATCATTTAA
- a CDS encoding DUF1460 domain-containing protein yields the protein MAVDSSLHSLPLNEIMVKVGESFIGTPYEAFALEKDSVEQLVINFSGLDCTTFIENVLALSRCIKKEKYSFEDFQNELQLIRYRDGVIHEYPSRLHYMSDWIYDNEQKGIVTNVTDDIGGEKTRFRFNFMSTHPQSYKHLKDNPGFVSEIQKQEMEITRRDHYYIPKSRVGYFENKINSGDIIFFTTSIEGLDVSHAGLAVKTEGGKTHILHAPNKNLKVQLTEKTLVDYLKSNKGMTGIIVVRAAE from the coding sequence ATGGCTGTTGATAGTTCGCTGCATTCGCTTCCTTTGAATGAGATAATGGTTAAAGTTGGTGAGTCGTTTATCGGTACACCTTATGAAGCATTCGCGCTTGAGAAAGACAGCGTTGAACAGCTTGTAATTAATTTTTCAGGATTAGATTGCACAACCTTCATTGAAAATGTGCTCGCGCTTTCACGTTGTATAAAGAAAGAAAAATATTCATTTGAAGATTTTCAAAATGAATTGCAGTTGATACGTTATCGCGATGGGGTAATCCATGAATATCCTTCACGCCTTCATTATATGAGCGACTGGATTTATGATAACGAACAAAAGGGTATTGTAACAAATGTAACTGATGACATAGGCGGAGAAAAAACAAGATTCAGGTTTAACTTTATGTCAACGCACCCGCAGAGTTATAAACATCTTAAAGACAATCCCGGGTTTGTTTCTGAAATACAAAAACAGGAAATGGAGATAACAAGGAGAGATCATTATTACATTCCTAAAAGCAGGGTCGGGTATTTTGAGAACAAGATCAACTCCGGTGATATAATATTTTTTACAACTTCTATAGAAGGGCTGGATGTAAGTCACGCAGGGCTTGCGGTAAAAACGGAGGGCGGTAAAACACATATTCTTCACGCGCCAAATAAAAACCTGAAAGTCCAGTTGACTGAAAAAACTCTTGTCGATTATCTCAAGTCAAACAAAGGAATGACGGGGATAATTGTTGTAAGGGCTGCGGAGTAG
- a CDS encoding phospholipase D family protein gives MDIILHPNSEKKSLKDYYKKAFKEGNEILIVTAYLTNWDIDLPLNNNCEAFSLIIGTDFGITKKQACYKVLKWLPKYFKSDFCAADFTNGFHPKVIIWRKNNEDYYAIIGSSNLTQAAFDTNYEVNVFLKIDEIEYRRLKKWIHEIKRLSSPISNDWIAGYNEIKRNYKGKHSVPPRIITFNLPKGKSIVESIKSRRKQQKSFSLIKSRLLSLIKKCASNKISNLDFYYKLMNIWGYHKSRFQGQGFQIKGKNGNWQVVCNSLYKILTVHQDISIAERDNLVKREIDFLAKKNNPTRGAWLTEILCHYYPDFYPLVNKPIETWLRFNKFRSPRKSSEGSKYIDLSLKLRQAISEYKNYPAKNLAELDGAIWKWYDNNYK, from the coding sequence ATGGATATAATACTTCACCCAAATAGCGAAAAAAAATCTTTGAAGGATTATTACAAAAAAGCTTTTAAAGAAGGAAACGAAATTTTAATAGTAACTGCTTATCTAACGAACTGGGATATTGATTTGCCACTTAATAATAATTGTGAGGCATTCAGTTTAATTATAGGAACTGACTTCGGCATTACAAAAAAGCAAGCTTGTTATAAAGTATTAAAATGGTTACCAAAATATTTTAAAAGTGATTTCTGCGCCGCTGATTTCACAAATGGATTCCATCCCAAAGTAATTATATGGCGAAAGAACAATGAAGATTATTATGCAATAATAGGATCTTCCAATTTAACTCAAGCTGCTTTTGATACAAATTATGAAGTAAATGTTTTTCTAAAAATCGATGAAATCGAATATAGAAGATTAAAAAAATGGATTCACGAGATAAAACGGCTTTCGTCTCCCATATCAAACGATTGGATTGCAGGTTACAACGAAATTAAAAGAAACTATAAAGGTAAACATTCAGTACCACCGCGAATTATCACGTTCAATTTGCCAAAAGGCAAATCGATAGTAGAATCAATTAAATCAAGAAGAAAACAACAGAAAAGTTTTTCATTAATTAAAAGCAGACTTTTATCTCTAATAAAAAAATGTGCTTCAAACAAAATAAGCAACCTCGATTTTTATTATAAACTAATGAATATATGGGGATATCATAAATCAAGATTCCAAGGACAAGGTTTTCAGATCAAAGGTAAAAATGGAAATTGGCAAGTGGTTTGTAATTCATTATATAAGATTCTAACTGTTCATCAGGATATAAGTATTGCTGAAAGAGACAATTTAGTTAAAAGGGAAATTGATTTTCTCGCAAAGAAAAATAATCCTACTAGGGGCGCTTGGTTAACCGAGATACTATGTCACTATTATCCGGATTTTTACCCATTAGTTAATAAACCTATTGAAACCTGGTTACGCTTTAATAAATTCCGTTCACCGAGAAAGTCGAGTGAAGGTTCAAAGTACATAGATTTATCTTTAAAACTTAGGCAAGCAATTAGCGAATACAAAAATTACCCAGCAAAAAATTTGGCTGAATTAGATGGAGCAATTTGGAAATGGTATGATAATAATTATAAATAG
- a CDS encoding NAD(P)-dependent oxidoreductase, protein MKILITGGSGLLGQYLNVLLSVKHNLLTLYNSHPGNCTQFNNFKVDITDHKFLKEIFNQFNPDVVIHTAAVSTPAQADKLTSKYVFDVNVNSTNHIAELCDVYGSKLIYTSTDLVYAGYRGSMLDENAKLIPASLYAETKLVGEQKIKETFNNYIILRTALLFGFGMNHSTNHFHKMYESLKAGKEEKLFYDQFRTPLSLFEAAKIINELIELDVPTETINFACKERLSRLEIGERLCDAAGFDKNLLIKTSMYDSGDNQQVADVSMNTNKLQSFGIKLRSFDESLAEILKTTPA, encoded by the coding sequence ATGAAAATTTTAATCACCGGCGGAAGCGGTTTATTGGGACAATATCTCAACGTATTACTTTCTGTAAAACATAATTTGCTCACTTTATACAATTCACATCCCGGCAATTGCACTCAATTCAATAATTTTAAAGTTGATATAACCGATCACAAGTTTCTTAAAGAAATATTCAATCAGTTTAATCCTGATGTGGTAATTCACACAGCAGCGGTTTCAACCCCTGCACAGGCTGATAAACTGACCTCGAAATATGTTTTTGATGTTAACGTAAATTCAACAAACCACATTGCTGAACTATGTGATGTTTATGGTTCCAAATTGATTTACACCTCCACCGATCTTGTATATGCAGGATACAGAGGTTCAATGCTTGATGAAAATGCAAAGTTAATTCCCGCATCATTGTACGCTGAAACAAAACTTGTAGGCGAGCAAAAAATAAAAGAGACATTTAATAATTACATCATACTCAGAACAGCTCTTCTGTTTGGTTTCGGGATGAACCACTCAACAAATCATTTTCATAAAATGTATGAATCGTTGAAAGCAGGAAAAGAGGAAAAATTATTTTATGATCAATTCAGAACGCCACTATCACTATTTGAAGCCGCAAAAATTATTAATGAATTAATTGAACTTGACGTACCTACTGAAACCATAAACTTCGCCTGTAAGGAAAGATTATCAAGACTCGAAATTGGCGAAAGACTTTGCGATGCTGCCGGGTTTGATAAAAACCTGCTGATTAAAACCTCAATGTATGATTCCGGTGATAACCAGCAGGTTGCCGATGTTTCAATGAACACAAATAAACTTCAGTCTTTCGGGATAAAACTAAGATCATTCGATGAATCACTTGCCGAGATTCTGAAAACAACTCCGGCATAA
- the rfbB gene encoding dTDP-glucose 4,6-dehydratase, which translates to MKNILVTGGAGFIGSNYINHILGERDDYNIINLDKLTYAGNLENLIPSQGKKNYHFIKGDITNAELVRYLFEYYKIKYVINFAAESHVDRSILGSEVFFRTNVMGTNVLLETARRFEVEKFLQVSTDEVYGSLGKDGLFTEQTPLSPNSPYSSSKASADMMALSFYHTFGMPVVITRCSNNYGPYQFPEKLIPLMTLNCLNSKKLPVYGDGMNVRDWIYVIDHNKAINLVFENGKVGEVYNIGASNEMPNIEIIKLILQHLKKDESLIEYVKDRPGHDRRYAIDSSKIQNELGWKPEFTFEQAIQDTIDWYLANKPWWERILSGEYIKYYETQYSLK; encoded by the coding sequence ATGAAAAATATTCTTGTAACAGGCGGAGCTGGTTTTATTGGCAGTAATTATATCAACCATATTCTTGGCGAAAGGGATGATTATAATATTATCAACTTAGATAAACTTACTTACGCGGGTAATCTTGAAAATCTAATTCCATCACAGGGAAAAAAGAATTATCATTTTATTAAAGGCGATATAACAAACGCTGAGCTTGTTAGATATTTGTTTGAGTATTACAAAATAAAATATGTAATTAATTTCGCTGCTGAATCTCACGTTGACAGAAGCATACTTGGTTCAGAAGTATTTTTCAGAACTAATGTGATGGGAACAAATGTTTTGCTGGAAACTGCCCGCCGTTTCGAAGTTGAAAAGTTTTTGCAGGTATCAACCGATGAAGTTTATGGAAGTCTTGGTAAAGATGGCTTATTCACTGAACAGACACCGCTCTCACCAAACAGTCCTTACTCATCAAGTAAAGCTTCGGCAGATATGATGGCGCTTTCGTTTTATCATACCTTTGGAATGCCTGTTGTAATTACAAGATGTTCAAATAATTATGGACCGTATCAATTTCCTGAAAAGCTTATACCACTAATGACGTTAAATTGCCTTAACAGCAAAAAGCTCCCTGTTTATGGGGATGGAATGAATGTCCGTGACTGGATTTATGTAATTGATCATAACAAAGCAATAAACCTTGTTTTTGAAAATGGAAAAGTTGGTGAAGTATATAATATCGGTGCAAGCAATGAAATGCCGAATATAGAAATCATAAAGCTTATCCTTCAACATCTGAAGAAAGATGAAAGTCTAATTGAATATGTAAAAGACCGTCCGGGTCACGACAGGAGATATGCGATTGATTCATCTAAAATTCAAAATGAATTAGGATGGAAACCTGAATTCACATTTGAGCAGGCTATTCAAGACACAATCGATTGGTATCTTGCCAACAAACCCTGGTGGGAGAGAATCTTATCAGGCGAGTACATTAAGTATTATGAAACTCAGTACAGCTTAAAATAA
- a CDS encoding SLBB domain-containing protein encodes MKKSLVVFFCLMIMKSYNAQTLDDLYSRSNLGMQSISVTLGGDFIVTGTFAAFVTERIDQFITRIHTEAKEISLRNISDPVMLEKVNTELKKYSMRNIRLLRNNGEEIKIDLEMYHIDGNLTNNPYLKNDDVIIFPAVDTERNFFSITGAVNRPGKYAFVDGDELGTAIKLAMGLNPAYRDITTAEISRLSYDGQTMSSEIVNVNDDIKLERGDRIIIQAVETQKKDFKVSVYGEVNSPGEIPITKNSTSLRDVIYSAGGLTENASLKRARLFAGNSLQVLLEKQFGIKINQSSFLQNEELLQAFMELENRLMYRMSNITEEDTAYFFLENYIRLVNQTGSVDFQNLLNDSSNTYVVKDGDIIFIPQKENVIYVFGQVRNAGKIKFIDGKDYSYYLDQAGGVGEYAQDEIMLIKHSSREWISLEDNKVQIEDGDFIWVPRSSSHSFNYYVQAVGNYLGIVGSAATIILLLIQLGK; translated from the coding sequence ATGAAAAAGTCTTTAGTTGTTTTCTTTTGCCTGATGATAATGAAATCATATAATGCTCAGACGTTGGATGACCTTTACTCAAGATCCAATCTTGGTATGCAGTCAATCAGCGTGACATTGGGGGGTGATTTTATTGTTACCGGAACATTTGCTGCTTTTGTTACAGAAAGAATTGACCAATTCATAACAAGAATCCACACCGAAGCAAAAGAGATTAGTTTGAGAAACATTTCAGATCCCGTTATGCTTGAAAAAGTGAATACGGAACTGAAAAAATATTCAATGAGGAATATCAGGTTACTAAGAAACAACGGAGAAGAAATAAAAATTGATCTGGAGATGTATCACATCGACGGTAACCTGACAAATAATCCTTACCTCAAAAATGATGATGTAATCATCTTTCCAGCTGTGGACACAGAAAGAAATTTTTTCAGTATTACAGGTGCTGTAAACAGACCTGGGAAATATGCATTTGTGGATGGCGATGAGCTTGGCACAGCCATCAAACTCGCAATGGGATTAAATCCAGCATACAGGGACATAACAACTGCCGAAATTTCCAGGCTCTCGTACGATGGTCAAACAATGAGTTCAGAAATAGTAAATGTGAATGATGATATCAAACTGGAGCGAGGTGATAGAATTATAATTCAAGCTGTTGAAACACAGAAGAAGGATTTTAAAGTATCTGTCTATGGGGAAGTAAATTCACCTGGAGAAATTCCGATAACGAAAAATTCAACCTCACTTAGGGATGTTATTTACTCCGCCGGTGGATTGACAGAGAATGCCTCATTAAAAAGAGCCAGACTTTTTGCAGGAAATAGTTTACAGGTGTTGTTAGAAAAACAATTCGGTATAAAAATTAATCAATCTTCTTTTTTGCAGAATGAAGAATTGCTGCAAGCATTTATGGAACTCGAGAACCGGTTAATGTACAGAATGTCTAACATTACAGAAGAGGACACAGCATATTTTTTCCTCGAGAATTATATAAGACTTGTTAACCAGACAGGTTCTGTTGATTTCCAAAACCTTTTAAATGATTCATCAAATACATATGTAGTTAAAGATGGTGATATTATATTCATTCCGCAGAAGGAAAATGTAATTTATGTTTTCGGTCAGGTTAGGAATGCCGGAAAAATAAAATTTATTGATGGGAAAGACTACTCATACTATTTGGATCAAGCTGGAGGTGTTGGCGAATATGCGCAAGATGAAATAATGCTGATCAAACATTCATCACGAGAATGGATATCGCTTGAGGATAATAAAGTTCAAATAGAGGATGGTGATTTTATCTGGGTTCCAAGATCATCTTCTCATTCATTTAATTATTATGTGCAGGCGGTTGGAAACTACCTTGGAATAGTAGGCAGTGCGGCTACAATAATACTTTTACTGATTCAGTTGGGAAAATAG